One genomic region from Bradyrhizobium icense encodes:
- a CDS encoding helix-turn-helix domain-containing protein, protein MAKRPVSVIEFAGYRRRASELLTDRQRDAVIDMVAYEPTCGDIMERKMTSKRSRLADDIRASLRDAHNHASGKTTKAIVHRVTPKETDAREARLMLGLSQDEFAALIGTGVGTVRKWELGTRRPSGAARTLISVIKKEPKAVRRALAKANEVA, encoded by the coding sequence ATGGCTAAGCGCCCCGTTTCGGTGATCGAATTCGCAGGATATCGCCGCCGCGCTAGCGAACTTTTAACTGACAGACAGCGCGACGCCGTCATTGACATGGTTGCTTACGAGCCGACATGCGGCGACATCATGGAAAGAAAAATGACGAGCAAGAGAAGCCGGCTTGCCGACGACATTCGCGCGAGTCTACGCGACGCGCACAATCATGCTTCGGGAAAGACGACAAAGGCAATTGTGCATCGTGTCACTCCAAAGGAAACCGACGCGCGCGAAGCGCGGCTAATGCTTGGTCTGTCACAGGACGAGTTCGCCGCCCTGATTGGAACGGGAGTCGGAACTGTACGGAAGTGGGAGCTTGGTACGCGCCGCCCTTCCGGCGCAGCCCGCACGCTTATTAGCGTCATCAAGAAGGAACCCAAAGCTGTTCGTCGCGCTCTCGCGAAGGCAAACGAGGTGGCGTAA
- a CDS encoding L,D-transpeptidase, which translates to MRSFLIAVTALTLFASGTAQAKVAITVDKDNQQMTVAVDGVERYRWPVSSGLPSYETPNGSFRAFRMEEDHYSKEFDDAPMPHSIFFTKIGHAIHGTDSVSRLGSPASHGCVRLSRENAAKLWDLVKQVGVLNTTVTLTGSSQVALARNPRRANTAVARRAPQPQYEQQYDAAGDPVVITPPQQRTAPVARADDGYIYPADGSSNEARYPAPGRRVYDTQAYQQQQQYYANRGYAPAPQGYYQPRPYYQQRGLFSYQD; encoded by the coding sequence ATGCGTTCCTTCCTCATTGCCGTCACCGCCCTGACGCTGTTCGCCTCCGGCACAGCCCAAGCCAAAGTCGCCATAACTGTCGATAAGGACAACCAGCAGATGACCGTCGCCGTCGACGGCGTCGAGCGTTACCGCTGGCCGGTGTCTTCGGGCCTTCCCTCCTATGAGACTCCGAACGGCAGCTTCCGCGCCTTCCGGATGGAAGAGGACCACTATTCCAAGGAATTCGACGACGCGCCGATGCCGCATTCGATCTTTTTCACCAAGATCGGCCATGCCATCCACGGCACCGATTCCGTGAGCCGTCTCGGCAGCCCGGCCTCGCATGGCTGCGTACGGCTGTCGCGCGAGAATGCGGCGAAGCTCTGGGATCTGGTGAAGCAGGTAGGCGTGCTCAACACGACGGTGACGTTGACCGGCTCCTCCCAGGTCGCCCTGGCGCGCAATCCGCGGCGCGCCAATACGGCCGTGGCACGTCGCGCCCCGCAACCGCAATATGAGCAGCAATACGACGCCGCCGGCGATCCCGTCGTGATCACCCCGCCGCAGCAACGCACGGCACCGGTGGCGCGGGCCGACGACGGCTATATCTATCCCGCCGATGGCTCGTCGAACGAAGCGCGCTATCCCGCGCCCGGCCGCCGCGTCTACGACACCCAAGCCTATCAGCAGCAGCAGCAGTATTACGCCAACCGCGGCTATGCGCCGGCGCCGCAGGGCTACTATCAGCCACGGCCTTATTATCAGCAGCGCGGCCTGTTCAGCTATCAGGATTAG
- a CDS encoding DUF6691 family protein — MWIIAPLICGLIFGAGLLISGMVQPTKVLGFLDIFGAWDPSLAVVMAAALAVSIPGFRLADRGARPWFAGQYFRPGKSGIDLPLVAGAGLFGIGWGLVGLCPGPALESLATLSPGVIVFVAAMAAGMIANDARQQSRPTAQRDRPLASATDG; from the coding sequence ATGTGGATCATTGCTCCCCTGATTTGCGGCCTGATCTTCGGCGCGGGCCTCCTGATATCAGGCATGGTACAGCCGACCAAAGTCCTCGGCTTCCTCGATATCTTCGGCGCGTGGGATCCGAGTCTCGCGGTGGTGATGGCTGCGGCGCTGGCTGTTTCGATACCCGGCTTCAGACTGGCTGACCGCGGTGCACGGCCTTGGTTTGCCGGGCAATATTTTCGGCCGGGCAAATCGGGAATCGATTTGCCGCTGGTCGCAGGCGCCGGGCTGTTTGGAATCGGATGGGGATTAGTCGGTTTGTGCCCTGGGCCGGCGCTGGAGAGCCTGGCGACGCTGTCGCCCGGGGTCATCGTCTTCGTCGCCGCCATGGCGGCAGGGATGATTGCTAACGACGCTAGGCAACAGTCGCGGCCGACCGCGCAACGCGACCGGCCGTTGGCGAGCGCGACGGACGGCTGA
- a CDS encoding ABC transporter ATP-binding protein, with product MPSIISVSNLSKTYGSGFKALNGINLDIKRGEIFALLGPNGAGKTTVISIICGIANLSEGRVTVGGHDINRDYRAARSLIGLVPQELHTDSFETVWATVSFSRGLFGKPKNPAHIEKVLKDLSLWDKKDSKIITLSGGMKRRVMIAKALSHEPQILFLDEPTAGVDVELRKGMWDVVRGLQASGVTIILTTHYIQEAEEMADRIGVINKGEIILVEDKAGLMQKLGKKQLTLHLQQKIDAIPSALAPYKLQLSGDGRLLTYDYDTKGERTGITSLLTDLRNAGIHISDLDTTQSSLEDIFVSLVRAP from the coding sequence ATGCCCTCCATCATATCCGTCTCAAATCTCTCAAAAACCTACGGCTCCGGCTTCAAGGCGCTGAACGGCATCAATCTGGACATCAAGCGCGGCGAAATCTTCGCGCTGCTCGGGCCGAACGGCGCGGGCAAGACCACGGTGATCAGCATCATCTGCGGCATCGCCAATCTAAGCGAGGGCCGCGTCACGGTCGGCGGGCACGACATCAACCGCGACTATCGCGCCGCGCGCTCGCTGATCGGGCTGGTGCCGCAGGAACTGCACACTGATTCGTTTGAAACCGTATGGGCAACCGTCAGCTTCAGCCGCGGCCTGTTCGGCAAGCCGAAGAATCCGGCTCACATCGAGAAGGTGCTGAAGGACCTGTCGCTGTGGGACAAGAAGGACTCCAAGATCATCACGCTCTCCGGCGGCATGAAGCGCCGCGTGATGATTGCAAAGGCATTGTCGCACGAGCCGCAAATCCTGTTCCTGGACGAGCCGACCGCGGGCGTCGACGTCGAATTGCGCAAGGGCATGTGGGACGTGGTGCGCGGCCTGCAGGCCTCCGGCGTCACCATCATCCTGACCACGCATTACATCCAGGAAGCCGAGGAGATGGCCGACCGCATCGGCGTGATCAACAAGGGCGAGATCATCCTGGTCGAGGACAAGGCCGGGCTGATGCAGAAGCTTGGCAAGAAGCAATTGACGCTGCACCTGCAGCAGAAAATCGACGCCATTCCGTCCGCCCTCGCGCCTTACAAGCTTCAATTGTCCGGCGATGGCCGGCTGCTGACCTATGATTACGATACCAAGGGCGAGCGCACCGGGATCACCAGCCTGCTGACCGACCTCCGCAACGCCGGCATCCACATCTCCGACCTCGATACCACCCAGTCTTCGCTGGAAGACATCTTCGTCAGCCTGGTGAGGGCGCCATGA
- a CDS encoding alpha/beta fold hydrolase, with protein sequence MIYQTPGLIDYQEAGKGPTVVLVPGSCSTGAAWRAVMAHWQGRFRCVTTSLLGYGGTAERRTSADTDIAYEREVLEAVIRRAGGPVHLVGHSFGGLTALAVALRGRVPLLSLTIAEAPAVDILKETGEHQHYDTFRNMSRAYSDAFRRGEADAIARMIDFYGGVGTFAAWPQRVRDYAIETTPANLLDWESAYGFRLTPASLATVKIPTMVLWGETSHPAARRANELLSRYIPRAERAAIAGASHFMIATHPKQFADLIVRNIERSCLALAAAQ encoded by the coding sequence ATGATTTACCAGACGCCCGGGCTCATCGATTACCAGGAGGCCGGCAAGGGTCCGACCGTTGTGCTCGTACCGGGTTCATGCAGCACCGGTGCGGCCTGGCGCGCGGTCATGGCTCATTGGCAGGGCCGGTTCCGCTGCGTGACCACCAGCCTGCTCGGATATGGCGGCACCGCCGAGCGCCGCACCTCGGCTGATACGGATATCGCATATGAGCGCGAGGTACTCGAGGCGGTGATCCGTCGTGCAGGCGGTCCGGTGCATCTCGTCGGTCACTCGTTCGGCGGCTTGACCGCGCTTGCGGTCGCATTGCGAGGACGCGTTCCGCTGCTCAGCCTGACGATCGCCGAAGCACCGGCCGTGGACATCCTGAAAGAAACCGGAGAGCACCAGCACTATGATACTTTCCGGAACATGTCCCGCGCCTATTCAGATGCTTTCAGACGCGGTGAAGCCGATGCGATTGCGCGAATGATCGATTTCTACGGCGGCGTCGGCACGTTCGCCGCATGGCCGCAGCGCGTGCGCGACTACGCCATCGAAACCACACCGGCCAATTTGCTGGATTGGGAATCGGCGTATGGCTTTCGTCTTACGCCCGCGTCGCTGGCGACCGTGAAAATTCCCACGATGGTCTTGTGGGGTGAGACCAGTCATCCGGCCGCACGCCGGGCGAACGAGCTACTGAGCCGGTACATTCCACGTGCCGAGCGCGCCGCGATTGCCGGCGCGTCTCATTTCATGATCGCCACCCACCCGAAGCAATTCGCGGACCTGATCGTCCGCAATATCGAGCGGTCCTGTCTGGCGCTGGCTGCCGCGCAGTAG
- a CDS encoding DUF1328 domain-containing protein, with amino-acid sequence MLSWVVTFLIIALIAGVLGFGGIAGASVEIAKAIFFIAVILFLVSAVVGLVRGRSNI; translated from the coding sequence ATGCTGAGTTGGGTCGTTACGTTTCTGATCATCGCGCTGATCGCGGGTGTTCTTGGCTTCGGCGGAATCGCCGGCGCGTCAGTCGAAATCGCCAAGGCGATCTTCTTTATCGCCGTAATCCTGTTCCTGGTCTCGGCCGTTGTCGGACTGGTGCGTGGACGAAGCAACATCTAG
- a CDS encoding helix-turn-helix domain-containing protein yields the protein MIADQKVSSATSPLPRGVRRALDAMRANVGHNWHLAELAAVAGLSTRALQRQFLRFLDKTPRTVLREIGFECARRELLQGAPDAKIMDVALRCGFPHFGRFSTEYRRRYGETPSQTLKRQAAFTATLGAMPSLFVSRRDRPMLAFGPIETAAECKEIAADIADDLLVALSRAGISVASQSRTARYHLTGTIRGSGAQTRLIFRLIDSETGCQIWAHRTDNILRDETATSEHLAIRIAAMLQSGLRLAEIDRAQHKPAAGLSAHDLALRAMPGVVALDADGNARALELLERAMDQDPTHPLATALAAWAYVQRAVYHFTSAPVEEKSRSLELARRAQSLCGDATVLAVLGNALTLLGELDTADLVIRKALAVDGGSVWAWSRSGWIDVYKGEPESAIERLKIALDLAPHDPLAFNSMVGIGCAHFKAGQYAKAAYWQERALAEHPSASWVHRTLCPAHVLAGQGPQARRSLGALRHHYPDLTVSEVQRGMPPLPQDYRDLVVGTLHEAGLPA from the coding sequence ATGATTGCTGACCAGAAGGTTTCATCGGCGACATCGCCACTGCCCCGCGGTGTCAGGCGTGCGCTGGACGCGATGCGTGCCAATGTCGGCCACAATTGGCACCTGGCGGAACTCGCCGCCGTCGCCGGACTATCCACCAGGGCATTGCAACGGCAATTCCTCCGGTTTCTCGACAAGACGCCCCGCACCGTGCTTCGCGAAATCGGTTTCGAATGCGCCCGCCGCGAACTGTTGCAGGGTGCGCCAGACGCCAAAATCATGGATGTCGCGCTGCGCTGCGGCTTTCCCCATTTCGGGCGGTTTTCGACCGAGTATCGCCGCCGCTACGGCGAGACGCCGTCGCAGACGCTGAAGCGGCAGGCGGCGTTCACGGCGACGCTCGGTGCGATGCCTTCGCTATTCGTGTCGCGGCGCGACCGGCCCATGCTGGCGTTTGGGCCGATCGAAACGGCTGCGGAGTGTAAGGAGATCGCAGCCGATATCGCCGATGACCTTCTCGTTGCTCTGAGCCGCGCAGGGATTTCGGTGGCAAGCCAGTCGAGGACCGCACGCTACCATCTGACCGGCACGATCCGGGGATCGGGCGCACAGACACGCCTGATCTTCCGTCTGATCGACAGCGAAACCGGTTGTCAGATTTGGGCGCATCGTACCGACAATATCTTGCGCGACGAAACCGCAACCAGCGAACATCTCGCGATCAGGATCGCTGCGATGCTTCAGTCAGGTTTGCGCCTTGCCGAGATCGATCGCGCGCAGCACAAGCCGGCCGCTGGGCTCAGCGCGCACGATCTCGCGTTGCGTGCGATGCCGGGCGTTGTCGCTCTCGATGCCGACGGCAATGCCCGCGCGCTTGAATTACTGGAGCGCGCGATGGACCAGGACCCGACCCATCCGCTCGCCACTGCGCTGGCGGCCTGGGCGTACGTTCAGCGCGCGGTCTATCATTTCACGTCCGCGCCAGTGGAAGAGAAGTCCCGAAGTCTCGAATTGGCGCGTCGGGCTCAGTCCCTTTGCGGCGACGCTACCGTGCTTGCCGTGCTCGGCAATGCGCTGACGTTGCTTGGGGAGCTCGATACTGCGGACCTGGTCATTCGCAAGGCGCTCGCCGTCGACGGTGGATCGGTCTGGGCGTGGAGCCGCAGCGGATGGATCGACGTCTACAAGGGCGAACCGGAATCCGCGATCGAGCGTTTGAAGATCGCGCTCGATCTGGCGCCGCACGATCCGCTTGCCTTCAACAGCATGGTCGGGATCGGCTGTGCTCATTTCAAGGCCGGCCAATATGCCAAGGCGGCGTACTGGCAGGAGCGGGCGTTGGCCGAGCACCCTTCCGCAAGCTGGGTGCATCGAACGCTATGCCCGGCGCACGTGCTCGCCGGGCAAGGGCCACAGGCCCGACGCAGTCTCGGGGCGCTGCGGCACCACTATCCTGATCTCACGGTGTCGGAGGTGCAGCGGGGTATGCCGCCGCTGCCGCAAGATTACCGTGATCTGGTGGTCGGAACCCTGCACGAGGCAGGTCTGCCGGCATAG
- a CDS encoding thioesterase family protein — protein MTTAAAAGEKLKDIPLPPVPFLSSVMRIEPQWIDYNGHLNMAYYNVMMDRAIDEMWLQLGIGPAYMKERHCSTFTAEAHVRYVREIHLGDPVQISVYLLGADEKRLHTFEELRHATEGWISATSENMTLHMDMKARKVAPFPPDIRARIQAVMDSHATVPRPDGIGRKVAMPSK, from the coding sequence ATGACGACCGCTGCCGCCGCCGGGGAAAAACTGAAAGATATACCGCTGCCGCCGGTCCCGTTTCTGTCCTCGGTGATGCGGATCGAGCCGCAATGGATCGACTATAACGGCCACCTCAACATGGCCTATTACAACGTGATGATGGATCGCGCCATCGACGAAATGTGGCTGCAGCTCGGGATCGGGCCGGCCTACATGAAGGAGCGCCACTGCTCGACTTTCACCGCGGAAGCCCATGTGCGCTACGTCAGAGAAATTCATCTCGGCGACCCCGTTCAGATTTCAGTTTATCTGTTGGGTGCCGACGAGAAGCGGCTGCACACGTTCGAGGAACTGCGCCACGCGACGGAAGGCTGGATCTCCGCGACTTCGGAAAACATGACGCTGCATATGGACATGAAGGCGAGGAAAGTTGCCCCCTTCCCGCCCGATATCCGCGCGCGCATCCAGGCGGTGATGGATTCGCACGCAACCGTGCCGCGGCCCGACGGGATCGGCCGCAAGGTTGCGATGCCCTCGAAATAA
- a CDS encoding ATP-dependent helicase — MTEPSKLPHHGVPEHQPAAGGIAARARAAAGPQYLSGLNPEQREAVETLDGPVLVLAGAGTGKTRVLTTRIAHILSQGRARPHEILSVTFTNKAAREMKLRLGQMLGQAVEGMPWLGTFHSIGGRILRIHAELVQLKSNFTVLDVDDQVRLLKQLLQAENIDDKRWPARMLAGLIDGWKNRGLAPGQVPSGEAAMFGNGKGGKLYASYQERLKILNAADFGDLLLENIRLFRENPDVLRQYQNRFKFILVDEYQDTNVAQYLWLRLLSQAPSRPGVPLSAIIPGAPVIPGRVGDANSDVQSHIRESGDQEDSARDSGFAPVGAPRNDAGNAVAQPSPPKNICCVGDDDQSIYGWRGAEVDNILRFEHDFPGAKVIRLERNYRSTGHILAAASHLIAHNEGRLGKTLRTEDVDGEKVTVTGSWDSEEEARAIGEEIEQLQRAGENLNEVAILVRASFQMREFEDRFVTLGLPYRVIGGPRFYERAEIRDALAYLRVINSPADDLAFERIVNVPKRGLGDATVQMLHDHARKRRMPLFEAARAVVETDELKPKARGALRDLILQFDRWRAQREVAAHTELAEIVLDESGYTEMWQKDRSADAAGRLDNLKELVRSMEEFENLQGFLEHISLVMDRDGGAEEEAVSLMTLHSAKGLEFDNVFLPGWEEGLFPSQRTLDEQGRAGLEEERRLAHVGLTRARRRAKLYFATNRRIHGTWSTTIPSRFLDELPSANVEITESKGGSGWGGTGGYGPSRFDNVESFGSSYSTPGWQRAQANRNRGQGGRSGQARGGFEESQSSFSGGFSRNKRGPLVIEGELVAKSTGTVSEFSLDDRVFHQKFGYGHVVKIDGNKLTIAFEKAGEKKVVDSFVERV; from the coding sequence ATGACCGAGCCGAGCAAACTGCCCCATCACGGCGTCCCCGAGCACCAGCCTGCGGCCGGCGGCATCGCCGCGCGTGCGCGGGCCGCCGCCGGCCCGCAATATCTGAGCGGGCTCAATCCGGAGCAGCGCGAGGCGGTCGAGACGCTGGACGGGCCGGTTCTGGTGCTGGCCGGCGCCGGCACCGGCAAGACCCGCGTGCTGACCACGCGCATTGCGCACATCTTGAGCCAGGGCCGCGCGCGGCCGCACGAAATTCTCTCGGTGACCTTCACCAACAAGGCCGCGCGCGAGATGAAGCTCCGCCTCGGCCAGATGCTCGGCCAGGCCGTCGAAGGCATGCCGTGGCTCGGCACCTTCCACTCGATCGGTGGGCGCATCCTGCGCATCCACGCCGAGCTGGTGCAGCTCAAATCCAATTTCACCGTGCTCGACGTCGACGATCAGGTCCGCCTGCTCAAGCAGTTGTTGCAGGCCGAGAACATCGATGACAAGCGCTGGCCCGCGCGGATGCTGGCCGGTCTGATCGACGGCTGGAAGAACCGTGGGCTGGCCCCCGGCCAGGTGCCGTCGGGCGAAGCCGCGATGTTCGGCAACGGCAAGGGCGGCAAGCTCTACGCCAGCTATCAGGAGCGGCTGAAAATCCTCAACGCCGCCGATTTCGGCGATCTGCTGCTCGAGAACATCCGGCTGTTTCGCGAGAACCCTGATGTGCTCAGGCAATACCAGAACCGCTTCAAGTTCATTCTGGTCGACGAATATCAGGATACCAACGTCGCGCAATATCTGTGGCTGCGGCTGCTGTCGCAGGCGCCGTCGAGGCCGGGCGTGCCGCTGTCGGCGATCATTCCCGGTGCTCCCGTCATTCCGGGGCGCGTCGGAGACGCGAACTCTGATGTGCAATCGCACATCAGAGAATCTGGAGATCAAGAGGACTCAGCTCGAGATTCCGGGTTCGCACCTGTCGGTGCGCCCCGGAATGACGCGGGAAATGCCGTCGCTCAGCCCTCTCCTCCCAAAAACATCTGCTGCGTCGGCGACGACGACCAGTCGATCTATGGCTGGCGCGGCGCGGAGGTCGACAACATCCTGCGCTTCGAGCACGATTTTCCCGGCGCAAAAGTTATCCGCCTTGAACGCAATTACCGCTCCACCGGCCACATCCTCGCCGCCGCCTCGCATCTGATCGCGCACAACGAAGGCCGGCTCGGCAAGACGCTGCGCACCGAGGATGTCGACGGCGAGAAGGTCACCGTCACCGGCTCCTGGGATTCGGAGGAGGAAGCCCGCGCCATCGGCGAGGAGATCGAGCAATTGCAGCGCGCGGGCGAGAACCTCAACGAGGTCGCGATCCTGGTGCGGGCCTCGTTCCAGATGCGCGAGTTCGAAGATCGTTTTGTGACCCTCGGCCTGCCCTACCGCGTGATCGGCGGTCCGCGGTTCTACGAACGCGCCGAAATCCGCGATGCGCTGGCTTATCTGCGCGTGATCAATTCGCCCGCCGACGACCTCGCCTTCGAGCGCATCGTCAATGTCCCGAAGCGCGGGCTCGGCGACGCCACCGTGCAGATGCTGCACGACCATGCTCGCAAGCGGCGCATGCCGCTGTTCGAGGCGGCACGGGCGGTGGTCGAAACCGACGAATTGAAACCGAAGGCGCGCGGCGCGCTGCGCGACCTCATTTTGCAGTTCGACCGCTGGCGCGCGCAGCGCGAGGTCGCCGCGCATACGGAGCTGGCCGAAATCGTGCTCGACGAGAGCGGCTATACCGAGATGTGGCAGAAGGACCGCTCCGCCGACGCCGCGGGCCGGCTGGACAATTTGAAGGAGCTGGTGCGCTCGATGGAGGAGTTCGAGAACCTGCAAGGATTCCTCGAACATATCTCGCTGGTGATGGACCGCGACGGCGGCGCCGAGGAAGAGGCAGTGTCGCTGATGACGCTGCATTCGGCCAAGGGGCTCGAATTCGACAATGTATTCCTGCCGGGCTGGGAGGAAGGCCTGTTTCCGAGCCAGCGCACGCTCGACGAACAGGGCCGCGCCGGCCTCGAAGAGGAGCGGCGCCTGGCCCATGTCGGCCTGACCCGCGCGCGCCGCCGCGCCAAACTCTATTTCGCCACCAACCGCCGCATTCACGGCACGTGGTCGACCACGATCCCCTCGCGTTTCCTCGACGAACTGCCGTCGGCCAATGTCGAGATCACCGAGTCCAAGGGCGGCTCCGGCTGGGGCGGCACCGGCGGCTACGGTCCGTCCCGTTTCGACAACGTCGAATCCTTCGGCTCCAGCTATTCGACACCGGGCTGGCAGCGCGCGCAGGCCAATCGCAACCGCGGCCAGGGCGGCCGCAGCGGTCAGGCCCGTGGCGGTTTCGAAGAAAGCCAATCGTCATTTTCAGGCGGCTTCTCCCGCAACAAGCGCGGCCCGCTGGTGATCGAAGGCGAGCTGGTCGCGAAATCCACCGGCACGGTTTCGGAATTCTCACTCGACGATCGCGTCTTCCATCAGAAATTCGGCTACGGCCATGTGGTGAAGATCGACGGCAACAAGCTGACGATCGCGTTTGAAAAGGCCGGCGAGAAGAAGGTGGTCGATAGCTTCGTGGAGCGGGTGTAA
- a CDS encoding ABC transporter permease produces MNYRAIRAIYLFEMARTWRTLLQSIVSPVVSTSLYFVVFGAAIGSRITEVEGVSYGTFIVPGLVMLSVLTQSIANASFGIYFPKFVGTIYEILSAPVSYIEIVIGYVGAAATKSIILGVIIMATAALFVPLHILHPFWMLTFLVLTAVTFSLFGFIIGIWADGFEKLQMIPMLVVTPLTFLGGSFYSVNMLPSGWRTVTLLNPVVYLISGFRWSFYEIADVSVGLSLGMTLGFLAICMVLVWWIFRTGYRLKN; encoded by the coding sequence ATGAACTACCGTGCGATCCGCGCTATCTATCTGTTCGAAATGGCCCGTACCTGGCGCACGCTGCTGCAGAGCATCGTCTCGCCGGTGGTTTCTACCTCGCTCTATTTCGTGGTGTTCGGCGCCGCGATCGGTTCGCGCATCACCGAGGTCGAGGGCGTCAGCTACGGCACGTTCATCGTGCCGGGTCTCGTCATGCTGTCGGTGCTGACCCAGAGCATCGCCAACGCCTCGTTCGGAATCTATTTTCCGAAATTCGTCGGCACTATCTACGAGATACTGTCGGCGCCGGTTTCCTATATCGAAATCGTGATAGGCTATGTCGGCGCGGCCGCAACCAAATCCATTATCCTCGGCGTGATCATCATGGCGACCGCCGCGCTGTTCGTGCCGCTGCACATCCTTCATCCCTTCTGGATGCTGACCTTCCTGGTGCTGACGGCGGTGACGTTCAGCCTGTTCGGCTTCATCATCGGCATCTGGGCCGACGGGTTCGAGAAGCTGCAGATGATCCCGATGCTGGTGGTGACGCCGCTGACCTTTCTCGGCGGCAGTTTTTACTCGGTCAACATGCTGCCCTCTGGCTGGCGCACCGTCACCCTGCTCAATCCGGTCGTGTACCTGATCTCGGGCTTCCGCTGGAGCTTTTACGAGATCGCCGACGTCAGCGTGGGCTTGAGCCTCGGCATGACGCTCGGCTTCCTCGCCATCTGCATGGTGCTGGTGTGGTGGATCTTCAGGACCGGGTACCGGCTCAAGAATTGA
- a CDS encoding YeeE/YedE family protein yields the protein MANFTPVSAAIGGVLIGLSAVLLMLSTGRIAGISGIFSGLLNLRGEDKGWRIAFVAGLILAPILAGLIGYGMAQPKLPMSWAVIVVAGLLVGFGTRLGGGCTSGHGICGIGRLSPRSIAATIVFMVTAVITVAITRHVL from the coding sequence ATGGCCAATTTCACTCCCGTATCGGCCGCGATCGGCGGCGTCCTGATCGGGCTTTCCGCCGTGCTGCTGATGCTATCGACCGGCCGGATCGCCGGGATCAGCGGCATCTTTAGCGGCCTGTTGAACTTGCGCGGCGAGGACAAGGGCTGGCGCATTGCCTTCGTCGCAGGGCTCATTCTGGCGCCTATTCTTGCCGGCCTGATCGGTTACGGAATGGCGCAACCCAAGCTGCCGATGAGTTGGGCCGTCATTGTCGTGGCGGGCCTGCTGGTCGGCTTCGGCACGCGGCTCGGCGGCGGCTGCACCTCCGGTCATGGCATCTGCGGCATAGGGCGGCTTTCCCCACGCTCCATAGCCGCCACGATCGTCTTCATGGTGACGGCGGTTATCACCGTCGCGATCACCCGTCACGTACTGTGA
- a CDS encoding class I SAM-dependent methyltransferase, translating to MATSAAAQTLQPGQIDLSALKTKQHGAWSSGDYAVVGTTLQIVGEELCEALDLRGGQKVLDVAAGNGNVTLAAARRWCEVMSTDYVPSLLERGRTRAAAEGLSVQFKEADAEALNFDDATFDVVVSTFGVMFTPDQDRAASELLRVCRSGGKIGLANWTPEGFIGQLFKTLGKYLPPPAGAKSPALWGTQARITEMFGTSAASIKAEKRHFMFRYRSPLHFLDVFRNYYGPTLKAFAALDETNQRRLADDILTLIASMNRAEDGTMVLPSEYLEIVIVKR from the coding sequence ATGGCTACATCCGCTGCCGCTCAAACCCTGCAACCCGGCCAGATCGATCTTTCCGCCCTGAAAACCAAGCAACACGGCGCCTGGTCCTCCGGCGATTACGCCGTCGTCGGCACCACGCTGCAGATCGTCGGCGAAGAACTGTGCGAAGCGCTAGATCTCAGAGGCGGCCAGAAGGTGCTCGATGTCGCCGCCGGCAACGGCAATGTCACTCTTGCTGCGGCGCGCCGCTGGTGCGAGGTAATGTCCACGGACTACGTGCCAAGCCTGCTTGAGCGCGGCCGCACCCGCGCCGCCGCGGAAGGCCTGTCGGTCCAGTTCAAGGAAGCGGATGCGGAAGCGCTCAACTTCGATGACGCCACGTTCGACGTCGTCGTTTCGACTTTCGGCGTGATGTTCACGCCGGACCAGGACCGCGCTGCTTCCGAATTGCTCCGGGTATGCAGGAGCGGCGGCAAGATCGGTCTCGCCAACTGGACGCCGGAAGGTTTTATCGGGCAGTTGTTCAAGACGCTCGGCAAATACCTGCCGCCGCCGGCGGGCGCGAAATCGCCCGCGCTGTGGGGCACGCAGGCGCGCATCACGGAGATGTTCGGAACGTCGGCCGCATCGATCAAGGCCGAGAAGCGGCACTTCATGTTCCGCTACCGCTCGCCGCTGCATTTTCTCGACGTGTTCAGGAATTACTACGGCCCGACGCTGAAAGCCTTTGCCGCGCTTGACGAAACCAACCAGCGTCGCCTTGCCGACGACATCCTGACGCTGATCGCGTCGATGAACCGCGCCGAGGACGGCACCATGGTGCTGCCGAGCGAATATCTCGAAATCGTCATCGTCAAACGTTGA